A window of Gadus chalcogrammus isolate NIFS_2021 chromosome 2, NIFS_Gcha_1.0, whole genome shotgun sequence genomic DNA:
TCTCACGACAAACACACGGTATACTGTAGCCACGAAAACAAACGACTCATAAACGATTCAAAAGAACTACCATTAACTACCATTTCCTAGTGAAGGGGAGGGGCTTTTGCGGAAGGGGCGTGTGATCGGGggcaggggatgggggggatggggataTTACATCCCCTGGCCTCAGACCATCCAGAGATGGATGACTATACAACGGAATAAAGAAATAAACCGACAGCCTTTACAAAGGACCCCCTCTCTCGGACGCTCCCTGTCCCATAGTGAGGAAGCCTTCCACACGCTCTACCGTGTGGGACATATTTCCAACTGAAGACAGTTAGAACCAGCAACTGTCCAAACCAGAGTACTGCATGAGTACTGCATGAGAGCATCTTGAGTTGGCTGCAGGTGGAAAAgcttggtggggggaggggattcAGACCAGCGATAAAGTGCACAACATGGCTTGGGTGTCTGGGGGTCAAgtgaggggttttgggggttgtggggggtagaaggagggggagcagaAAGTAGAAGAACGAAAGACGTCACCATGCAAACTCCACGAAGCTCAAAGATTTGCATGCCTTTATATTATTAGTACACACAACGGAAGGGGACGGGGCCCGGTGGCAAAAAAGTGGGCGGGCTTCCTCGCCTTATCATTATCGTCCACCAATCAACAGCTACAACACCAACAGGAAGAGGGGCCTGAAAGCCATTGTACGGACACATGGTTTTTACATACTTCCTGCAATGTCCATTTAGTGTCATTTAATGTTGTATTCAGTTCAAAAATTTAAGAATGGGGAAAAATTGTATGTTTGATGGCGATAATTTGACTTGTTTCCAGCCTTTAATAAGAAACATGCCATATTAGCTTAATCacttaatacaaaataaatacgcCTGAACACAAAATTAAACGCCCGCTTAAAATACACTTTTATCTGCAGCGCAAAAgctaaaaacacacgcacacacacacacacacacacacacacacacacacacacacacacacacacacacacacacacacacacacacacacacacacacacacacacacacacacacacacacacacacacacacaaacagacacacatacacacacacacacacacacacacataccaaagcACAGTTTATCTACAGAAgcatatttaaaaaacaaacatgctgGCCAGTGCTGAAATGGATAGGGGGTCCTCATTTGGGGtccctttattttatattacacacatCTTTTGACTAAGATAGCCATCCATTCACACATTACCACAAACCAGATCCCTTGACAACACCAGCACGACCATCCCTTACCACAGCAGAGATTATTTTGACCGAAAGAAAATCACCATGGCAACTGCCGGCCCGACAACTTTAAAAACCGACTGATTATGCGTACAAAACATGAACGGTAGTGAGGTCAGTTGTGATGTCAAAGTTGGAAACAGAGTTTTTTTCTCGCTGACCTCCTCAAGTGCAGGTCACCTTAAAGGTGTTTTAACTGTTGTCTAACCCCTCCTCcatgtcattttattttaagcCTAACACCTATAACTTCTAAGATACACGTTGCTAGATAGTCCAGTTTGTGTTCTGTTTAGTTGTGGTTAATACacttaaaacaaaacaataatacGCTTAAGTATTATTTAAGTTACAAACGGAAAAAGGATCAACGTTGAGTATTTATATGTGAACGTGTGTTGAAGCAGCCAATAGGTAAGTGAGATAGAAGTCCTGTATTGGCTGGTTCATGTCGGTATAGGAAACTCTAACTTATAAAAAGCATGACAGCTTGTTACCAAACATCTTAGTAATGCCACACAGCAAGCAACATCAGCAATCAATAGTACAAAGTTTTAAGATAATTTCTCTCAGATAAAAATCTAGTGGAATTTTACTGTTTTGAGGACTAACTAAGCTTACTATACTTTGGTTTTGGTCTGAATTCATAAGTACGTTTTGGTTTAAGAAactcaacaaataaataaatacataaaatatattaaaaaaaaatcatctgtccctctgctcctctctaccGATGAATCGGACGGCAAATAAAAAGCCTTGGCCTTTCACCGCATATACAAACAACTACACTTCTGTTTCTATTTCTAcaacaacagacaaacacatactacTTGATCAAGCCTATTCCTTGCAGGGACAGCCAGGAGTAATGTAACGGTGATGTAGCGCATCTTATTCATATCTAAGAGTGTTTTTTCTGATTGACACACGGGGGAGATAATGGGAAGAAGAAGTCTATCTGGAAATCTTCCCTCATTAAAGAAAATCTAAAGCAAAACTGTTTTTATTGCTTTAATGTTGAGCGCGGAGAACAGTGCAGGCGTGCATGCTCAAGGTGCACTATATAATCATGTCCTCTTCTTTTGTGATAGATCATGTTGTATTTGAATGTATCGAAGTGAGTATTTGAGGTGTGTAGGTGATGTGAtggttggtggtggtagggggcaCAGTGGGCACAAGTGTAGCTTTCTAAGACGGAATCATGCTCGCATGTTGGTGGCCCCAAACTGTCATAACACCTTAGCTCACGCATGTgtaaaaacactcacacacacacatgcatgtgcacacacccacacacacgcacattttcATCCGCAAGTGAGATTGTGCTGCAGGCAGGGAAGAGGTTGACGGCGGTTTTGGGTCAACATTAGCTGAATATCCACACCATGCTTACAGCACTCAACCActaatgcaaaaaaaagaactgCACTTTGCTGTCTACAGTAACCCTACACGGTAGTGTTGGTGAAACCTAAGTAtcattgtgttattttgtgtctAGTGTAACAATACCAACgtggaaataaataatacatttgataggGTAGTAGAGCGTGTGGAGTGGTATTAAGGTGCCGTGCAGGTAGACTTAATATTAGGTTGGCCTCAACAGAGACAATGGTCGCCTCTGCATCATAGAACCTGCTACACTGCTAGCAATGTGCTGCCCTTTGTAACATATCTGCATCGACACTAACAGAATTTAGACACAATCTGTCACACTATTCCACAGCACAATTTTGGGATAAAATATGCTTGTAACAGATTTTGCCTTAAAAGTCAACTGAATCTACACTCTTACCAACGTAACCATAtttgcattttttgtttaatGTTCTCATTATGTTACCCTCACTTTTAGTCTCTATAAGGTCTATGTGGTACACCCAGTACTATCTTAACAAACACTCGAATAGTATgagaaagatgttttttttgtatgaaGCATCATGGATCATTACTTTTACgcagtggtgtgtgtttttgaataCATGTGGGTTTCCTATGTGCATACATGTTAATGAATGAGTTTAGTGATACTTTCAGAGAGAGAATCCACCAATGAGAAGACACCCTGCCACGAGGTCATTTTCCCACTCTCCACCCAACGGCCATTTTGTTAGCACCTGGAAATCTCAGGCATTTATATGATGTGTATTCAAGTCCAGTgttcgaacacacacacacagacacacacacacacacacacacacacacacacacacacacacacacacacacacacacacacacacacacacacacacacacacacacacacacacacacacacacacacacacacacacacacacacgcacacaaacaaactcggaaaggaggagatgagagggctgtgtgtgtttagagggGTTTAGAGGGGGAAGGGCGAGGaccgaggggggaggggccggggggtcGTGATAGCAAGGCTAACGTACAGGCGAACGTATTGAAACCATAGCTACTACAACACGCTTCTACGTCATTATGGCAGACGGTTACGTCACAGGAACACGTCACACGTGCACTAAAAAACAGCAGCACCACTAAACCACAGAGCCAGGGAAACAAAGTAAACCTTCCTGGAGGAAAATGAAAGTGAAaccaaaaggaaaaacaaaacccAATGAAACCAGTTTCATCGTGATACTCGGGGACCAGGACAAGCCAgcattacaatttttttttctgtctattttgtattttttacattttctagAGTTGACCAATATCCTATCCTTTaatggaattactttttgatATAATCTCTTCTTTATGAATAGTCCTGAAGTCTGTGTACGATAGCGAGATAATGACGCGCATTGATTCTTTTTTTGCTTCATTACTCCTTCACATGAGTCCTTGTTTGTTATTGGCTACTTTTGGTGGGGAAaactgagggggggaggggggttggagaAGGTGTCTCTCTTATTTCTAAGCTGCATAGTTTGCATAGTCTGTCACTTTCCCGCCTCACTTTTATCTTCATGCCAACCAAACCCTTGCCAAATTTGCTCTTCCATCAAATATTTTTTGAATGGAAAAGGGatgttgagggggggaggggggagaaggggttaCCATGACAACCTGCCACTGTCAATGTCTAGCCTCCACAGTGGTCTACAAACCAATGAACTTCCCGACTGAAACAGACTCATCCATATtaggtgtgtgtgcttccatACTGGaccaagaaaaaataaataaaatgatgcCAAGTTTGTGGCTGGCTGGGGAGCTCCTCCAATTGGTCAAATAAAGGAAGGACAGAAGTGTGTAACCTATCTGTTTCCGAAGAATTGCCTGCAATGTCGATGACTTTCCTTCGTTTTAGCATGAAGGAGACAGGTTGTGCAAAGAGCCAGAGAGTGAGTGCTCTACTTTTAGCTCACTACGACAGGGAGAGCTAAAGACTGTGATCGGCGTCGTCCCAGAATGCTCAGCTCTACGACGCCGCGTTCCAGAATGGTTATTGCTAGAACACGTTCAAGTTCTGAAAGACGCGCTCTCAAAGTATTTAGCTCTGGAATTGCTTTCATTAGAACTGAAGAATGCCCGGTGGAAAGTGACCATTCTTCACTCCTACATGTCTCTACAACATTGACAAGAGCATAGTCAAATACATCCTATAATATGTTTAGAAACTCTGgctcaaacacaaaaaaagagtTTGCTGTTGGATGGATGCCCCACAGATCCACAGCAGCCACTAGTTCTGTCCTTGGAGACCCACCACAACGAAATAAAcaatcaacaaaacaaaaacagagaaCAAAGCAAAATCGCATAGATCCTAATTTCTTTACAGGTAGCTAACCCATGTGTTGCTTCATACAATACATTTACATGTACAATTGTAATAAATAGTTAGGCTTATTTGTACTCTCTTTTTTGTATTCGTTATGTGTTTTAGTCAGCTAGAATGTGATGgcatttttatcattttttttctatttgtctttgtttttttgaaCCCCCACCCGGCCTCAGGGTACACCTCATCTATCCTCTTATCTGTCATCGTTGAGTTGTGTCTTCCTAGCTGACTGGCCATCCCTCTTGcatctttgtttgtgttgttgctgttaATCGTCGTCTTTCTCTATTTTCTGCTGGCTGTCGGTcgggttggttggttggttggttggttggttggttggtcggTTGGTTTCGCTCAGTGGAGCGGGTTGGTCAGGCTCGGCAACGGTCGTCGAAGggagggcgtgggggggggctgggagggtgggggttagTGGTTGGGTGGGTAGTTGGGAGGAGGggctggttttgggggggggggggcagggcgttAGAGGTTGTTCTAGAAGCCCAGCGTTCCGCCAATGGTTGACGCCAGGACCACGCCCAGGATGACGCAGCAGATGATGATCATGATCTTCTTCTGCAGAGGGGgacagcaagagggagagagagacaggaagtggaagagagagacaggaagtggaagagggagagggaagaagtGGAAGAAGGAGTCAGGAAGTGGAAGGGAGAGACAGGAAGTAGAAaaaggaacaggaagtggaaTAAAGGGAAACAGGAggtagaagagagggagagggagagagagggagagagagggagagaagtggaagtgtgaaaaaaaaagactctTGTCAGATAAATATAGATGGCCAAAGGGGTTTGAGGGGAATGGCCTTCGGCGTTGCGTCACCTTGCCTTTCTCTGTGACTGAAATGCTTTTACCGGGAAAATGAATAGAATTGAAGTGTTGCATACATATACGTTGACATTTTATGCTAGCTTGTACAGACAACTTTGGCAGAAAATTGCTGCGGCTTTTCTGAGACTACATCTCTCTAcactttatttatgtgtgtaagtgtgtgtgtgtgtgtgtgtgtgtttttgggtttGTGAATGCACGTGTGTATGTTACCTTGCGCGCTTGGCTCTGGTATTTGACTGCCTTCTTGGTATCAGATACAGCTCGCTCTACGTAGTCCACGGAGTGTTCCACATTGTACTCAATTCTGTCAATCATCTCTCCCTGGGAAAGACATCACAAAGTAACTCAACACGGTGATTCCGTTTGAACAGTTTAACATGTAAATAATTGAGGTCAAAATTTAAAAATTCTTActtgaaacaaaataattattgctgtcaaagcaaacaaacattTTTTCTGTTGATATACTTTTTTGTGTGCGGCCTTCCCTACCTGGCTCTCGACCAGCATGGCCATGTCCACGAACATGTCATGTAGCTCACGGATGCTGTTTTCCAGTTTGATGATCTCAGTGTGTCGGGTCTCGATCTCATTCAGAGCCTGCTTGGTCATCTGGGAGTCCATCTTGATCTGCGGGGGACGTTACGGGTTTCAAAGAGACTTTTGTGAACGAAATCATCGCCATTATCGCATGGACGTGAATCACCCGTCACTgtgatttgtgttttattttgcagGTGGGTTGTGGAATTAGAATGGGTGTTGATCGACCTCACAAGAGGTCAGCCCACTTGGTGTTCCAAGTAACCAAGTTTACCTGTgactttaaaaaaattataaggCTGTTGTTCAAAAGAACAACAGCATCACAAAACAGTGTAATTTAAGATGCAAACAGCATTGTTTGTAGGTGTACAAGCTATTGTAACACCTAACAAGAAGAATTTGCCACGCCTTTTAGTTATGGCCCTGTTGGTATTAGGTAGCTAGATAGTGTTGAGATTTAACGAACCAGATCACCTTAAGGCAAAACCTGCAACCAAGTTAATTAGAGTCTTCTGAAGAAGACTCTAATTAAGTTTAAGAAATCACTTAAACTTTTGCAAATGCTTAAAACTAACCCCAAATCCACATATATTTAT
This region includes:
- the stx1b gene encoding syntaxin-1B, coding for MSLLDRNPAIEQSIEQEEGLNRSSADLRIRKTQHSTLSRKFVEVMTEYNTTQSKYRDRCKDRIQRQLEITGRTTTNEELEDMLESGKLAIFTDDIKMDSQMTKQALNEIETRHTEIIKLENSIRELHDMFVDMAMLVESQGEMIDRIEYNVEHSVDYVERAVSDTKKAVKYQSQARKKKIMIIICCVILGVVLASTIGGTLGF